TCCACAGGAGTGTAAGGCGGATGCTGGTGGTGATAGACAACTACGATTCCTTCACCTACAATCTGGTGCATTACCTCGAGATGCTCGGCCAGACGCCGCGCGTTTTTCGGAATGACGGAATCTCCGTGGCCCAATTGCTCGCGCTGAACCCGGATCGCATCGTAATCTCCCCCGGTCCCGGTGCGCCCGACGGCGCGGGAATTTCCTGCGACGTAATCCGCGCTTTTGCCGGAAAGATCCCGGTGCTCGGGGTGTGCCTCGGGCACCAGTGCATTGCCGAAGTGTTCGGTGCGGCGGTCACGAGGTCGGTCTCGCCCACACACGGCAAGCCCTCGCTGATCCGCCACGATGGCCACGGCCTCTTCTCCGGTCTGCCCAATCCCTTTGAAGCCATGCGCTATCATTCGTTGATTGTCCCCTCCGAAAGTCTTCCCGAGTGCCTGATCGCCACCGCCTGGTCCGCCGACGGAATTGTCATGGGACTGAGCCATGACAGCTTTGCCGTTACCGGAGTGCAATTTCATCCGGAATCCATTCTGACACCCGATGGCCTGAGCCTCCTCAAAAATTTCCTCGCCATCGAAGGTGGCCGGTGGGAATAGTCGCCGACACTCCCGGCACGGTGCTTGTTCAGCGGGATGGCGCAGATTGGCTGCTCTTCACCAGGCCGCAAAACATCTTGTGTGCGCACACACTCGATGATGTCCGCCCCCTGATCGAAGAGGTCGAGCGATGCACCGCGCGCGGACTGTGGGCTGCCGGATTCTTAAGCTATGAAGCCGCGCCCGCGTTTGATCCGGCGCTGGTCACGCACGAGCGCGCCGTTACTCCGCTGGCGTGGTTCGGCATCTATGAGGCACCGCAAAGCCTTTCCGCTCTTCCGGAGGGAGCGGAGGCTTTCGAAGCGGGAGCATGGATCTCCACCGTTACGGAAGAAAGCTACGCCGAATCCCTTTCGCGGATCAAAGAATATATCGCGGGCGGCGACACCTATCAGGTCAACTTTACGCTGCGGCTGCGAACGGGGTTTGAGGGCAGTCCGTGGTCCCTGTTCCGGCATCTTGTGCGCAATCAATCTCCGCGCTGCGCCGCCTATGTTCACGCCGGAGAGCACGTCCTCTGCTCCGCATCCCCGGAACTGTTTTTTCGCTTGGACGGCTCGCACATCACCTGCCGCCCCATGAAGGGCACCGCGCCGCGCGGCCTGACCTCCGCTGAAGATGCTCTGAACACGCGGCGTCTGCAGGCCTCCGAAAAGGAACGCGCCGAAAATGTGATGATCGTGGACATGGTGCGCAATGACCTCTCGCGTATCGCCGCGCGGGGCAGCGTGCATGTGCCCGAACTGTTTGCCGTAGAACGCTACTACACTCTGCTGCAACTGACCTCCACCGTCGCCGCCGAGACCCACGCGCCGCTTGGCGAACTGTTGGCCGCGCTGTTCCCCTGCGCGTCCATCACCGGCGCGCCCAAGGTGCGCACCATGCAGATCATCCGCGAGCTGGAAACCACGCCGCGCGGAGTCTACACCGGCAGCATCGGTTATGTCTCTCCGCAGCGCCGGATGCAGTTCAATGTCGCCATCCGCACCGTGGACATTGATACCGCACAGCGCACCGCCGAATACGGCACGGGCGGCGGCATTGTCTGGGATTCGCGCACAGGCCGAGAGTACGAGGAGTGCCTGCTCAAGGCCGCCGTGCTGACGGCGTCGCGCCCCGACTTCTCGCTGCTCGAAACTCTGCTCTGGAAGCCGCCTTCCGGATTCTTCCTGCTGGAGCGGCATCTCGAACGTCTTCTGTCCTCGGCGGACTACTTCGCTTTCCGCGCCGACAAACAACAGATTCTTGCTGCCCTTACTGCGGCGGTGGAGCCTCTGGAACAGGCCCCGCACAAGATCCGTCTGCAACTTTCCGAAGGTGGCGCGATCCGCGTGGAGGCGGAGCTACTCTCCAGAAATTTCAAGTCCCGCCGCTGGCGCGTGGCTCTGGCAGGCAACCCCATCGATTCGCACAACCGTTTCCTCTACCACAAGACCACAGCACGATCTGTGTACAATGCCGCGCAGGCCGGGCATCCCGGTTGCGACGACGTTTTGCTGTGGAATGAGCGCGGCGACATCACCGAATCTACCGTCGCCAATGTGGTGGCACAGTTTGGACGCGAGTTGGTTACGCCGCCCGTTTCCTGCGGGCTACTCGCCGGAGCTTACCGCGCGCACCTGCTGGCCAAGGGCCGGATTGCAGAGCGTTGCATTTCGAAAGATGAACTGAGGCACGCCGAGCGGGTGTACCTGATCAACTCCGTGCGGGGCTGGATTCCCGTCGATCTTGCCCTCTGAATACAGGTCAGAAAGAAAGCGCGAGGCCAAAAGCCTCGCGCTTGATATTTCAGGGTGCAGCCAACTCAGCCCCGGGCAATCTGCCGGTAGGGCGGGGGACCGGGAATCACATGCTCTGCCTCGCCGTAATGGTCGCGAATGAAATTCAGCGCCACGCGGCCAAACACTCGAGTCCCCGCCGCCGCCACGGCGCCGGAAATCAGCCAACCGAGGCCGGGTAGCAGCTTGATGAATTGCCTCGCCAGTCCTCGCGCCAGAAAGCCTCCCGCTCCCAGACTGGTTACCATGGTGCCGGATTCTGCCGGGGTCATTTCATGGCCGAACTGCCGGCTGATATCCCGGATCATCTTTCCCTGCAGGCCCCACAGCAGCGGCATGTCCGCTCCGGGAATCGGAGCCATGCCTACCAGGCCAGCCAGACGGGAATAGTGTTTGATCGTCTTTTCAGATCGTCTGCATTGATCGCACATCATCATCTCCTTTCGCACGTCACAGGACTTGAAACGATGTTCAGGGCTCAAAGTTCCAGCCATCCCGGAACGCAAAAGCGCGAACCTTAGCAGAGAGTTCGCGCTTGCGGTGTGTGCGGTCAGGTCAGGGGACCGGCCAGGGCCAGGGAGAACCCTGTCCGGTCAGGATAAGGAACGTTACTTCCGCGTTTCAATCTGGATCTGCCGGGCCTTCGCGGTTTCGGCCTTGGGCAGGGTAATCTTCAGCACGCCGTCTTCAAACTGCGCGCGCACATCTTCGGGTTTGACCGTGGTTGGCAGGCTGAAGCTGCGCTCGAACCGGCCATAATTGCGCTCCACGCGGAGCAGATTGTCCTTGTTCTCCTTGATCTCCTGCCGCTTCTCGCCGGACAGCGTGAGCACATTGTCATGCAGGGTGATCTTGACTTCCTCCTGCTTGACCCCCGGCAGTTCGGCATGGATTTCGAACCCATCCGCATTTTCAACGATGTCCACATTCGGTCCCCACAAGGACATTTCGGACGGCTGGGCATTATTCAGGAACTCCTCCATCATCCGCGTCAGCGGACGCCATGTGCCGGTGAAGAAGGGGCGCAGTTCGGAATCAACGGGTTGCCATCTGGTAATAGACATGGTAAAACCTTTCCTCTCTTGAAATTTTTGCCTGACAAGATGATCGTGTCGTACATCCAGAGCTTTTGCAACGGCTGTGCCACATGAAGTATATATATGTAATTGATAATTTTACGTAACGGGATCGGCGTTCCATTGTCCGGCACCACAAAAGTGACTGCCAAAATGCGGGTGAAGTCTGCCAAATGATTCTTCGCATACCGTCACCTTGGCAGATGCCGTGGCAGAGGATGATTTCGGTGGCGCGCCACGCCCCACCTATCCTACTATCCGGCATGCTCCGTCGTGCCGGATTTCCCGTGCCTGCAGCCCTCCGGGCTGACGGTCCGCTGAAGGCGAGATCTCGCTCCGCCGGACCGGAGGCTGCCGCTAGGGATACGTCTTGGGACCGCGCGGTATTCCCGCGCTGTCCCCCCGCCGAAGGCGGCCCCGGGTGCAGGCGTCACGCCTGCTGGGGTATTATTTTTGCACTATCGCAGATGATATGCGGGTCGGGGCAAGCGGGGTGAGGGCAAGGAACGGCGGTCTTCCATCGAATTTCCGAATTAATCCTTCATCATTCACCCTTCATCCTTTCTTCCTTTGTGCCTTGACAATCCCCCAGAGAAGTAGTACATTTTTCTTTTCACTGCGAAATTTCTGAAGAATCCATGCGACTTGCCATCCTCACCAGCGGCGGCGACTGCCCCGGCTTAAATGCCGTCATTCGCGCCGTGGTACGCACTGCGACGGACCACTACCGGTATGAATGCGTCGGCATCAAGAACGGCTGGAAAGGTGCCGCCACCGGTGAAATCATTCCGCTGCCCACCTCCTCCGTATCCGGCATTCTCTACCGTGGCGGAACGATCCTTGGAACCTCTCGGTTCAATCCCTTGAAGGACGGGGAAACCACCGCGCGCATTCTGGAAAACCTGACACTGCACCACATCGGCGCAGTGATCTGCGTCGGCGGCGACGGCACTCTGCGCGCCTCCCATGAGATGGTGCGTATGGGCGTTAACGTGGTGGGCGTTCCCAAGACCATCGATAATGATATTGCCGCCACGGACGTGACGTTCGGCTTTCACACTGCCGTGCAAATCGTCACGGATGCCATCGACCGCCTGCACACCACCGCCGAGTCCCACAACCGCATTATGATCCTCGAGACGATGGGACGCAACACCGGCTGGATCGCGCTCACTGCGGGACTGGCTGGCGGCGCAGACCTGATCCTGATTCCCGAGCGGCCCTTCTCCTATGATAAGATCTGCACCATGCTCGCCCAGCGGCACAAACGCAAATCGTTCTCGATTGTCGTCGTCGCCGAAGGCGCCTTTCCCGAGGGCGGGCAGGCGGTGAACATCGGCGCGCTGGATGCCTTCGGCAGACCGCGTCTCGGCGGCATCGGCCATGAACTCGGACAGGAGATCGAAAAACGGCTCGGCATCGAATGCCGCGTCACCGATCTGGGCTATGTGCAGCGTGGCGGCACTCCCGCCGCCTTCGACCGTGTGCTCGCCACGCGCTTCGGCGTCGCCGCGGTGGAAGCCGTCGCCAACGGCCAGTTCGACCATTTCGTCGCCCTGCGCGGCGAACAGCTCATCACCATCCCCATTGCCGAGGGCATCGGCGCCTGCAAGCAGGTGGATGACAAGCTCTTTGAAACCGCGGAGCTGTTCTTCGGATGAAACGCACCTTCTTCTGTGTCGCGGTGGTCTTCGCCGCCTTCGTGGTACTCGTCCCGAGGGCAGAAGCCCAATGGACACTCGATTGCAGCACCAGCGTTACCGACAGCGGCGGTACACAGGGTGTCTTGCAGATGCGCAGCGGCAGCGCTCCGCAATATTGCTACTACGCCATGGACTCGCTGCAGCTCAAGATTTTCACCAACGCCTGCCAGTCCGCGGCCTACACCTACTCCATGACCGCTGCCGAGCGTTCGGCCTACATGCGCTATGTGTGGGCTACGCCGATGGATTTCACGGGCGACGGCATCAACGAAATCATCCTGATGACCTATACGCTGTCCGGCTCGGTGCTGCGGTCGGCGATCAAGGTGCTGGATATTACCAGCGGCGCCACGCTGCTGGAACGGCGCAACACGCAGATCTCCTTCACCTGTTACCCTTACAACATCGGCGATCTCAACGGTGACGGCATCATCGAGTGTCTGGTTAATGCGCAGTATGTCGCGGGAAGGGATCTCTACAGCGAGGTCTACGATACCGGCGTTGCCGCATCGGGAGTCCCCACGGCTTCCGTCGCGCCGCAGACGTTTCAGCTCGCGCAGAACTACCCGAATCCTTTCAATCCCACCACGCGGATTGAGTACAGCATTGCCGCGCCGGGACATGTGAGTCTGGAGATTTTCAATATCTCCGGCCAAAAAGTCACCTCGCTGGTGAACAGCTATCAGACCCCCGGCATGCACACGGTCGAATGGACCGGTGCCGATGAGCGCGGCATCCCGCAGGCTTCGGGCTCGTACCTGTATCAGGTTTCCATCGACGGCAAATCCTCGGACGCTCGTAAAATGATTCTGCTTCGCTAAGAATTTCACCTGAACCTAATCGATACTCCCATGTCTGCAAAAGAAAAATTGTTGGATTTCATCCGCTACGCCGGGGCCACCCTCGGCTTTGACGACCTCGAAGAGCCCGAACTGGAACTGGATGTGGAACGGTTGGAAGATGTGGCCTACCCCGCCTACTGCACCGACATCCTGCGCGAAGAGACCAATGAGGTCTACCGCTTCTGCTTTGTCGAGTCGCTACCGTCCCTCGCCGAGCAGATTCCCTTCTTCTTCGAACAATACCGCGAACTGGAATCCGTCAGCCTCGAAGAATATGATGGCGCCGTGCTCTTTGTCAAAACCGATACGGAAGATCAGGATTTCTGGTACGTCTATCGCACAGAGACCGGCGAGATCGGCCTGTTCCACTCCGACTACAGCCTCGACGAAGACGGCGAGGATGGCGAGGATGACGATGAAGATCTGGACGATCACCTGAAAAACGGCAAGGAATAGCGCGCCCTCCCGCGGCGCGGCGCATAGCATACGGGAGCGGAAAAAGGCAGACCGCTTCCACGAACCATAAGGGAGAAAGAGTTTCCAATGGCTATCCGGATTGCAATTAACGGGTTTGGCCGCATCGGGCGGCTGGTGTATCGCGGCCTGTTCAAGGACCCGCGCTTCGAAGTCGTCGTGCTGAATGATATCACTGACGCGAAGACACTCGCTCACCTGCTGAAGTACGACACCACTCATGGCCGCTTCCCCGGCAAAGTCGAGTCGGTGGAAGACGGGTTCCTCGTGGACGGCAAGAAACTCAAAGTGCTGGCGGAAAAAGACCCCGCCAAACTGCCGTGGAAAGAGTTCAAGATCGACATCGTCGTCGAATCCACCGGGGCCAAGGCCTTCCGCGACCGCAAAGGCATCCAGCAGCACATCGACGCCGGCGCCAAAAAGGTGCTGCTCACCGTGCCGTCCAAGGATGACATCGACGCCACCATCGTCTGCGGCGTCAATGATCAGGCGCTGAAACCGGAGCACATACTGGTCTCCAACGCGTCCTGCACCACCAACTGCATCGCGCCTATGGCCAAGATTCTCGATGAGAGTTTCGGACTCGAGTTCGGTTTCATGACCACGGTGCACTCCTACACCAATGACCAGCGCGTACTCGATGCGCCGCACAGCGATCTCCGCCGCGCCCGCACCGCCGCCGACAACATCATCCCCACCACCACCGGCGCCGCCCGCACCGTCGGCAAGATCCTGTCCAACCTCAAGGGCAAGCTCGACGGCGTGTCGCTGCGCGTCCCCACGGTGGACGGTTCGATCACCGACCTTGTGGCCACCCTGAAAAAGGACGCCACCGTAGAATCGGTGAACGCTGCCTTCAAGGCCGCCGCCCAGGGACCGATGAAGGGCATTCTCGAGTATACTGAAGACGAGATCGTCTCCAGTGACATCATCGGCAACTCGCATTCCTGCATCTTTGATTCCAAATGTACCATGATGCTTGGGCCGCGGCTGGTCAAGGTGTTCGGCTGGTATGACAATGAGTGGGGCTATTCGATGCGCTGTGTCGATCTATTGGCCCGCATGGGAGCCTGACCGGAGATTCTGAAATGGGAAACAGGAACAAAGACGTACTCTTTCCCTTCCTGTTTCCCATTTCATGAAGGATATGCGTTGACGTATTGACCTGCTTTATCCGACCGGATCGTAAATTAAACTATAGTGAGGAGAAGTGATTATGCCCAGGAAGAGAGCATCGACCGCTGCGGAACAGCCCGAAGGAACCGCGCGCAAGTCAGCCGCTAAGACGCCGCGTGCGCGCAAAACCGCGGCCCGCAGCGCCGAATCTGCGGACACTCCGGCTCGCACCCCCCGGCGCACCGCCGCCGCGCGCAAAACCGCGCCCGCTGCCGCCACAAAGCGGCCCGCGCGCCCGGCAACTGCGCCGCGTGCCGAAGCCGCCCGGGAACCCGGTTCCAACAATGCCGGGCCAAACCGCGCCCGCCGCCCCGAGCCCGGTCGCCGCATGGAAAATGGCCACGGTAACGGCAATGGCGGACTGCCCTCCGGCAAAACCGCGCGGGATTATGCCGACGCCAAGCGCGCGCTGGGTGAACTGTGGGATGATATTACCAAGCAGACCTATTCCACGTTCGATTCCATTACGCGCCGCGTAGAGAAGAGCTACGAGGACGCCCGCAAGAATGTCACACAGGGCGACGTGCGCTATGCGCTGGATAAGACCCAGAGCAAGCTGAAGTCTTTAAAAAATTCCGGATCACAGGCGGTAGTGCGACTGGGCAAACAGGCCAAACTGCTTTACGAAATGCTGCGCGATGCCATGGCCGGCAAATTCAAAATGCCGTGGGTGACCGTCTCCGCCATCACGGCGGCGTTGCTCTATTTTGTCAGCCCGCTGGATGTTATTCCCGATTTTATTCCCGGCATCGGCTGGATGGATGATGCGCTGGTGATTTCGCTCGCCATCTCCGTGGCGCGGATGGACCTGCGCCGTTACATCAAGGAAAATCAACTCGACCCCGCTGACTACGGCCTGTAAGCCGCCGGTGTGCAAGATGCGTTTGCACGGTACCTCAGAGAGGAGAACATCATGCGCTTTGCTCTTCTGCTCATACTCAGCATAGCCTTGACCGGCGGAGGGATGTCTGCGCTGGCGCAGACCTCGACCAGCCGTGTTCTGGCGCGCCCGCCGGAAAACTGCGCCGTCCGGAAAATCGGCGGCCATACCTTTGCCGAGGGCGAGGTCTATCTGTCCTCCCATGCCGATACCGCGCTGCTCAAGGAGTACGGCTTCCGCACGTTCGAGTTTCAGGGCTGGTCGCTGGGCCGCGCCCGCTATGAAGCCGTCTGGCCCACCTCCGTGCCCCTCGATGCGCTGCCGTCGCAACTCGATGAATTGACTTACCACACCACCGAGCAGGAGGAGACTCCGGACCTCGATCTGCCGGTCGGGGGGAATTACTCCTACGCGCAGGCCATGAGCGCGCCGCAGGACTGGAAGGATGTCGATCTCTCTCCGGCCACACGTCAACGGACCCAAAAGTCGCCCAAGCCCGCCAAAGAAGCCACGCACTTCTACGATCCCCGCGACCCCGCCGGCAGCCGGCCGACCATGCGGCTGCGGGAAAGATACGATGACCGGGAGTTCACGGGCTACTACCGTCTGCAGCCGGCGAACAACTACCGCTTCCATGCGGTCGATGATGTCGTGTCCTGCAATCCACAGACGACGGGTACGTTTTTCAGCACCTCGCAGAGCCACACGACGCTGACGCCCACGCCCATTCAACAGATGTACGGCGGCCGCTCGCCGATCAATCTGTACGGTGGCTACGGGGGGTGCGGCTCCCGCCAGTATCGGTCAGAGCCGCGGGATAACCGGCGCGAGAGCTATCCGTACTTTCACCCGCAGGGCGTCAGCCTCAGCGAGTATTCGCGTCAGCACGGCAGCCGGCGGCGATAAGGCACGTTCGCGCCCCGGGGCGCGCTTACGAAGGGATTGATCAAGGGAACAGGATTATCGCGGCGGGACTCCGTTCAGTCAGTGCACAAACGGTTCGCCGGGAGAAAAGAGTTTAGACGTGAAATACAGCACGTGGATCTGGGCGGGATTGCTGATCGCGGGCAGTGTGCTGGCGGATGACAGCCGGTATGCCATGCCGCAGCCCCCGCACGGCGCCAAACAGGTCGCCATCGGCAGCCACAGCTATTTTACAGGGGTGGTGTACATCGAAACCGGCAGTGACACCTCGGCGCTGGTGCCGCTCGGATTCCGCCGCTTCGAATTCGAAAGCCGCTCCGTTCATTCCGTGCGCTACCATGCGCTCTGGCCGAAGTCGGCGTTGCAGGATTCCCTGCCGTCCATCGTCAGCGGATTGGAGTATGACGTGAACCCGGTGATGACGCCGGATACCACGTTCGATCTGGACCTCTCCAGCCCGTCCGATGTTGTCCCCGAAGCCGATCCCGAAACCCCGAATCCCAACGGAAGCGGCAACCAGTAGCGCCGCACGGTTTACGCCTAGCCATTTCACCTTTGATGGACACCATGCAGCGGCTGCTGATTTCAGTCTTGGTACGGATCCTTCTCGACACGATCTTCAGTTCGCCGTGCTGCGCCATGCCTCAGCCGCCGGTCAGAGCGGTCACATTTCACGAAGGCAAAGGCGTCTACTACTCGGGCACTCTCTCCCTGAGTGCGCATGAGGATACGGTCAAACTGAAGGCCTTGGGCTTTCGGCATTTTGATTTTGACAGCCGCACCTTCGGCTCGCTCAAGTACCACGCGCAGTGGCCGCAAGCAGCGGTAGCGTTGCCCTTGCCGGACTATCTGAACGGCATGGACTACGATGTGGGCGATCCGCCTTCAGAAGATAATGAGGCAGCGGAGCGCTATTTCGATCCGGACGGCGAGATGATCAGTCGCGGACCGACGCCTTACGATAATCGCCCGCGCATGGGCCGGGAAATGGACGCTGCCAGTCGCACACTCCTCGAACGCATGTCGATGCAGATTCACAATCTGCCGCGCCCAGCCAACGGCAAGCCGGATACGGTCATCGACGGCAGGGATTACGTGTACGGACGAGTGTATATGCGCTACCTGTCCGACAGTCTGGATCTGATCCCCTTCGGATTCAAGGGCTTCGATCCCCATCCGGACGATGAGATGCAATTCGATAATACCCACGTCAACGGCTTGATCGTTTCTATCTTTGGCTATCATGCCTACTGGCCGATAAACGTTGATGTCAAATCTCTTCCCGAGAGTATGTACAGGATGGAAGCGGCGCGTAGCCGACGGGGAACGGGCGAGGTCATTACGAAACGGAAGTACTTCGACAAATGAACGCGGAACGCTAATCGTGCAGCAAAGATTAATCACCATCAGCCTTTTCGTCCTCGCACTGTTCTGCGCTGCGCCGCTCTTTGCCATGCCCACTCCTCCGCAGGATGCGGTGCGGAGAGTGTACGATGCCGAGGTTTATTACTCGGGAACGGTCTACGTCAGTTCTCCCGAGGACACCCTCAAGTTGCTCGATTTAGGTTTCGGAAATTTACAATTCGATAGCCGCTGCTTCGGCTCGTACAAATACAAAGCCTGGTGGCCCAAATCCATCGTGGAACTCCCCGTGCCGGATTACGTCACCGGCATGAACTACGATCTGACGCGGCCCGACCGAGGCACTTCCGATGAAGAATGGTACACCGGCGGATATGCGGCAGACTATTACGATCCGGCGGGTGCCTATCCGTATCTGGGACAATCCCGCTACGACGTCGACTTCATGCCAGCCCCGCCTTCCGGCAGCGGCACCTATGGCTTCACCATCGGTCGCGGCACCAGCCTCGACCGGAGCAGAAATGGCTGCGGCAGCCACTATGGTTGAAGGTGAGCATCCGGTCACAGGGTGTGACCGCAATCACAGAATCATACGTCCCATGATCCCGCGCCCGATCTTCGTCGTAATAACAGTTGTCTGGGCCACCGCCTGCCTGGCCCTGCCTCAGCCGCCACCAAGAGCGCTGACGCATGTCTCCGGCAGCATCACCTATTACTCCGGCACCGTCTACCTGAGCGCGCACGAGGACACGCTCAAACTGAAGGCTCTCGGCTTTCGCCATTTCCGGTTTGACAGCCGCGCCGTCAACTCGCTCAAGTACACAGCCGAGTGGCCGCAAACCGCGGTGTCTGCGCCGTCGCCGGATTATCTGAATGGCCTCGACTACGATGTGGCAGCAGATGTGCAGCCCGATGACAATACGGCCACGGCGGACACCATGGACATTGACTCCATTTCGCTGGCCCGGCCTCCGCGCCACCACGCCAACATGGGGATGGACAGTGCCACCGCGCATCGCTTCCTTGCGCAGCTCGATGTCCGCGTCCGCGCCCTGAACCGCCTCGATCACCCCAGGCCGGATACGCTGATCGGCGACAGAAAGTTTACGCACGGCGTCGTGCTGATGTCGTCTCTGACGGACACAGTGGGTTTGATTCCGCTTCGCTTCTTCGGCTTCGAACCGGGCGGCATGGTGGTCGATAGCAGCGACGGTGAGCCTGTCCAATATCCAAGTTGCCATTGCTATTGGCCCTCGGACATCTCGGTGGTCGATCTGCCGGACGGCATCCACAGCATCCAGTCCGACCGCGTCCGCCTCGGCTCCGGCGTCGTTTCCATCAAACCGAAGACACCGGCAAAATAGCGCGCTTAAGGAGGGGCGGATCTAAGATCCGCCCGCTTGTGTCAACCGCGCCGGGTGTAGGGGCCGGTCTAAGACCGGCCCGCCTGACAATTACCGCCAACACAACCCGATCCGCCTGTGGCGAGATCTCGCTCCGCGGACCGACAACCCGCGCGCGTGAATACGAACATTCGTACTTAACATTTCTTTTCGGGAGGAGCATGAACAAACTCACCATCGACGATGTAGACCTGCACGACAAGCGCGTGCTTGTGCGCGTCGATTTCAATGTGCCGCTGGATGGCGACAAGGTCACCGATGACATCCGCATCCGCGAGAGCCTGCCCACAATCCGCCGGATCGTCGAAGACGGCGGCAAGGTCATCCTGATGAGCCATCTCGGGCGGCCCAAAGGCAAGCGCGCTATGGAGTACAGCCTGCGTCCCGCAGCCCAGCGGCTCTCTGAATTGCTCGACCGTCCGGTGATGATGGCCCCCGACTGCGTCGGCCCCGAAGTCGAACGCGTCGTCGATCAGATGCAATCCGGTCAGGTGATGGTGCTC
This genomic stretch from bacterium harbors:
- a CDS encoding aminodeoxychorismate/anthranilate synthase component II, which codes for MLVVIDNYDSFTYNLVHYLEMLGQTPRVFRNDGISVAQLLALNPDRIVISPGPGAPDGAGISCDVIRAFAGKIPVLGVCLGHQCIAEVFGAAVTRSVSPTHGKPSLIRHDGHGLFSGLPNPFEAMRYHSLIVPSESLPECLIATAWSADGIVMGLSHDSFAVTGVQFHPESILTPDGLSLLKNFLAIEGGRWE
- the pabB gene encoding aminodeoxychorismate synthase component I, giving the protein MGIVADTPGTVLVQRDGADWLLFTRPQNILCAHTLDDVRPLIEEVERCTARGLWAAGFLSYEAAPAFDPALVTHERAVTPLAWFGIYEAPQSLSALPEGAEAFEAGAWISTVTEESYAESLSRIKEYIAGGDTYQVNFTLRLRTGFEGSPWSLFRHLVRNQSPRCAAYVHAGEHVLCSASPELFFRLDGSHITCRPMKGTAPRGLTSAEDALNTRRLQASEKERAENVMIVDMVRNDLSRIAARGSVHVPELFAVERYYTLLQLTSTVAAETHAPLGELLAALFPCASITGAPKVRTMQIIRELETTPRGVYTGSIGYVSPQRRMQFNVAIRTVDIDTAQRTAEYGTGGGIVWDSRTGREYEECLLKAAVLTASRPDFSLLETLLWKPPSGFFLLERHLERLLSSADYFAFRADKQQILAALTAAVEPLEQAPHKIRLQLSEGGAIRVEAELLSRNFKSRRWRVALAGNPIDSHNRFLYHKTTARSVYNAAQAGHPGCDDVLLWNERGDITESTVANVVAQFGRELVTPPVSCGLLAGAYRAHLLAKGRIAERCISKDELRHAERVYLINSVRGWIPVDLAL
- a CDS encoding DUF697 domain-containing protein encodes the protein MSPEHRFKSCDVRKEMMMCDQCRRSEKTIKHYSRLAGLVGMAPIPGADMPLLWGLQGKMIRDISRQFGHEMTPAESGTMVTSLGAGGFLARGLARQFIKLLPGLGWLISGAVAAAGTRVFGRVALNFIRDHYGEAEHVIPGPPPYRQIARG
- a CDS encoding Hsp20/alpha crystallin family protein, with the translated sequence MSITRWQPVDSELRPFFTGTWRPLTRMMEEFLNNAQPSEMSLWGPNVDIVENADGFEIHAELPGVKQEEVKITLHDNVLTLSGEKRQEIKENKDNLLRVERNYGRFERSFSLPTTVKPEDVRAQFEDGVLKITLPKAETAKARQIQIETRK
- a CDS encoding ATP-dependent 6-phosphofructokinase; its protein translation is MRLAILTSGGDCPGLNAVIRAVVRTATDHYRYECVGIKNGWKGAATGEIIPLPTSSVSGILYRGGTILGTSRFNPLKDGETTARILENLTLHHIGAVICVGGDGTLRASHEMVRMGVNVVGVPKTIDNDIAATDVTFGFHTAVQIVTDAIDRLHTTAESHNRIMILETMGRNTGWIALTAGLAGGADLILIPERPFSYDKICTMLAQRHKRKSFSIVVVAEGAFPEGGQAVNIGALDAFGRPRLGGIGHELGQEIEKRLGIECRVTDLGYVQRGGTPAAFDRVLATRFGVAAVEAVANGQFDHFVALRGEQLITIPIAEGIGACKQVDDKLFETAELFFG
- a CDS encoding T9SS type A sorting domain-containing protein, with the protein product MKRTFFCVAVVFAAFVVLVPRAEAQWTLDCSTSVTDSGGTQGVLQMRSGSAPQYCYYAMDSLQLKIFTNACQSAAYTYSMTAAERSAYMRYVWATPMDFTGDGINEIILMTYTLSGSVLRSAIKVLDITSGATLLERRNTQISFTCYPYNIGDLNGDGIIECLVNAQYVAGRDLYSEVYDTGVAASGVPTASVAPQTFQLAQNYPNPFNPTTRIEYSIAAPGHVSLEIFNISGQKVTSLVNSYQTPGMHTVEWTGADERGIPQASGSYLYQVSIDGKSSDARKMILLR
- the gap gene encoding type I glyceraldehyde-3-phosphate dehydrogenase; protein product: MAIRIAINGFGRIGRLVYRGLFKDPRFEVVVLNDITDAKTLAHLLKYDTTHGRFPGKVESVEDGFLVDGKKLKVLAEKDPAKLPWKEFKIDIVVESTGAKAFRDRKGIQQHIDAGAKKVLLTVPSKDDIDATIVCGVNDQALKPEHILVSNASCTTNCIAPMAKILDESFGLEFGFMTTVHSYTNDQRVLDAPHSDLRRARTAADNIIPTTTGAARTVGKILSNLKGKLDGVSLRVPTVDGSITDLVATLKKDATVESVNAAFKAAAQGPMKGILEYTEDEIVSSDIIGNSHSCIFDSKCTMMLGPRLVKVFGWYDNEWGYSMRCVDLLARMGA
- a CDS encoding DUF1232 domain-containing protein: MPRKRASTAAEQPEGTARKSAAKTPRARKTAARSAESADTPARTPRRTAAARKTAPAAATKRPARPATAPRAEAAREPGSNNAGPNRARRPEPGRRMENGHGNGNGGLPSGKTARDYADAKRALGELWDDITKQTYSTFDSITRRVEKSYEDARKNVTQGDVRYALDKTQSKLKSLKNSGSQAVVRLGKQAKLLYEMLRDAMAGKFKMPWVTVSAITAALLYFVSPLDVIPDFIPGIGWMDDALVISLAISVARMDLRRYIKENQLDPADYGL